The Rufibacter sp. DG15C region TCCAGCCCGCACTACGCAACAAATCCACCTCAGGGATTTGATACTGCAGAACCCTAAACTGTGGTGGCCCAACACCTATGGCGCCCAACACTTGTATAACCTGCAACTGCAGTTTCTGGTCAATGGCAAAACAGTCTCTGATGAAGAAAATGTGCAACTGGGGGTGCGCGAAATTCAAACCGTCTGGAATGACCACACCCGAAGCATGCAGGTACAGGTGAACGGGCAGAAAATCTTCATCAAAGGCGCCAACTGGATTATCTCAGATGCCATGCTCCGCTTCAGCAAAGAGCGCTATGATGCTGAACTCAGGTACCACCGCGACATGAACTTAAACCTCATGCGCGTATGGGGCGGGGCCTTACTAGAGCGACCGGAGTTTTTTGAAGCCTGCGACAAATATGGGCTGTTGGTGATTCAGGACTTCTGGATAACCGCTGACGCCAACGGAAAATGGGTAGACCCCATGAAAAAAGACGACCAATGGACCCGGCGCAAATACCCAGACAATCATGACTTGTTCCTGGCCTCGGCGGTGGACCAGGTGAAAATGATACGTAACCACCCCTCCCTGGCCATGTGGTGCGGAGGCAATGAAATTACACCGCCCAAAGACATTCTCACCGCTTTGGAGGATTCCATCTTGCCAAACCTAGACGGCACTCGCTGGTTTATCCCCTACTCCAACGCAGACAGTATGTCCTTCAACACCATTGGTGGTGGTGGAGATGGCCCATATACCATTCAGCCCATCAGTCAGTTCTGGGCTTATAGAACCTGGCCGTTTAACTCTGAGGTGGGTTCTGTAGGCGTGGGGGACATGGAGTCACTAAAACGCTTTATCCCGAAGGAGAACTTAATAGCCCCGCAGTACATGGGCGCCACCAGTAAACCTACTGAGAAAGTAGATTCGGTCTGGCATTATCACAATTACACGGGTGTGGGCTATGAACAACACCTTCTTCCCTATGGCGCGCCCACCAGCGTAGAAGATTTTACTAAGAAAGCGCAGTTGGTCAACTATGACCAGTACCGGGCCTTGATGGAAGGCTTCAGTTCGCACATGTGGGATTGGTACACCGGCACCATCATCTGGAAAACGCAGAACCCCTGGACCTCCATGCGTGGTCAGCTCTATGATTATTACCTAGACCCCAATGCCGGCTTATTCGGACTGAGAAATGGTAGCTCCCCGCTCCACATCATGTTTGACCCGGTAGACAGCATGGTCATGGCCGTGAACAACACCTTTGACATTCAACGTGATTTAATGCTGGTGGCCACCGCATATGACATGGCCGGCAAAAGCACTTCCCTGGGACAGGTCCTAGTAGAAATTGGCGCCTCAACCTCCAAAAAGTACTTCCCCATTAATAGCGCCTTACGGAAACTGGCCAAAGAAAAAGGTACCTTCCTTTCGTTACGGCTCCTGGATTTAGACCAGAACATTGTCAGCAACAACTTCTATTGGTTAGCAGATGGCAAAGGCTGCTACTCAGGCCTGAAAGAGCTAGCCAAAGCTCCTTTACAAGTTGAAGCTAAATTAATAGCGAATGGCAAAATAGCCGTAACGCTTACTAATGCTGCCACCAACCCAGTGGCTTTCTTCAATCGGGTATCGCTGGTGAACTCCCAATCCGGGCAACGGCTTCTACCAGTTTTCTACAGTGATAATTACGTTTCAGTACTGCCTGGTGAGAAGCTGACGATTACCATTGAGTATACGCCAGAAGCCAATGCACCTGCTCCCAGCGTTACTCTAGAAGGCTGGAATGCAGACAAGCAAACCTACCCTGTTCAGCCTTTGAAACAATAATCCTTCCTTCCATAAAGACCTTCGCCCCAAATCAACCGCATATGTACTTGAAAGCATTCACCCATCTACGGCTTTTGTTGACTTTTTTGGCCAGTGTCACCATAGTAGCCTGCACCCAATTGAACCAGCAGAAAAGCTCGTCAAAATCAACCTCGCTTACTCAGTGGGTGGACCCGTATATTGGCACCAGTTTCCATGGGCACGTGTTCATGGGCGCGAACGTTCCGTTTGGGGCGGTGCAACTGGGACCTACCAACATGTCGCATGGCTGGGATTGGTGCTCGGGGTATCATTACTCAGATTCAACCATTGTGGGCTTCGCGCATACGCATTTGAGCGGGACCGGCATTGGCGACCTAGGCGATATTCTTGTCATGCCCACCACCGGTGATGTAACCTTGGTGCGCGGGAGCCTCAAAAATCCCAACAGCGGCTATTATTCTCTATTCTCTCATGCAGAGGAAAAAGCCAAACCAGGATATTATTCGGTTAAGCTCAAGCGCTACAACATTCAGGCAGAGTTGACGGCTACTGAACGGGTGGGTATGCATCAATACACGTTTCCGCAGGCAGACCAAGCCAGCATCATCTTTGACCTGAAAGAAGGCATTGGCTGGGACACGCCCACTGAGACGTTTATTGAACAACTGAACGATTCCACCATTGCAGGCTACCGTTTTTCCAAAGGCTGGGCCAACGACCAGCGCGTCTACTTTACGGCAGTGTTCTCCAAGCCCATTCAAAAATTTGAGAGCTACCAAGTGTATGACACCGCCAGTACCACTCCTACTCCGGCCAAGAAAGGCACCCGCATCAAAGGCATTACCCGCTTTAAAACCAAGGCGGGCGAGAAGGTCTTGGTAAAAGTGGGTATCTCGCCGGTCAGTGCAGAAAATGCCTTGGCCAATATAAAAGCGGAAGTCCCGCACTGGAACTTTGACCAAGTAGTGCGCGAAGCCGACCTAGCCTGGAACAAAGAATTGCAGAAAGTAGAAATTGAAGCGTTGGATGAGGCCCAGATGCGCACCTTCTACACCGCGTTGTACCATTCCATGATTGCGCCTTCCATCTTCAATGACCACAACGGCGACTACCGGGGCACCGACAAAAAAGTATACCCCAAAGCTAATTTCACCAACCTCACTACCTTCTCGCTTTGGGATACCTACCGCGCCGCGCACCCATTGTACACTATCCTGCAAACCAACCGCGTGAACGACATGGTCAACTCCATGCTGGCCATTTACCAACAACAAGGCAAACTGCCTGTCTGGCATTTGATGGGCAATGAGACCAACACCATGGTAGGCTACAGCGGCGTACCCGTAGTGGCAGATGCTCTTTTGAAAGGCTTTGATGGCTTTGACAAGAACCTGGCGTATGAAGCCATGAAAGCCACGGCCATGGGCAATGAATTCGGGTTAAAGAAAGTGAAGGAATTGGGTTTTATTCCGGCAGATGATGAAGTGGAAAGCGTGGCCAAAGGCCTGGAGTACGCCATCAGTGACGGGGCCATTGCCATGGTCGCCAAGAAACTAGGTAAAGAAGAAGACTACCAATATTTCAGCAAACGCGCCCAGAACTACCAGAACTACTTTGACAAACAAACACGGTTCATGCGTGGTAGAATCTCCCAAAACAGCTGGCGCACGCCCTTTGACCCGTTTAAGTCTGAGCACCGTAAAGACGACTACGCCGAAGGCAATTCCTGGCAGTACACCTGGCTGGTACCGCAAGACGTGGAAGGCTTGGTGAGACTGATGGGCGGTGAAAAGCGCTTCGCGTATAAGCTGGATTCTTTGTTCACCGCGCAAGGTGACATGGGCGAAGGCGCCTCTAACGACATAACCGGTTTAATTGGCCAATATGCGCATGGCAACGAGCCTAGCCACCACATTACGTACCTCTACCCCTATGTAGGACAGCCCTGGAAAACCGCCGAGAAAGTCCGCCACATTATACACACCATGTACTCAGATAAGCCTGATGGCATCATTGGCAACGAAGACGTGGGACAGATGTCGTCCTGGTACATTCTCTCTACGCTAGGCTTTTACCAGGTGCATCCCTCCAATGGTGCTTTTGTCTTCGGGAGTCCGGCGGTGAAAAAGGCTACGCTTCATTTACCCAACGGAAAAACGCTGGAGATTTCTGCCCCAAAGAATAGCCGGGAAAACATCTACATTCGGCGGGTCACCCTTAACGGAAAGCCGCTTACCAAGTCTTATATCACGCACAAAGAATTGATGCAGGGCGGGAAACTAGATTTTGACATGGGTAACCAACCTAGCCCTACTTGGGGAGTAGCCAAAGAAAGCTGGCCGACCTCTCAACTTGCTGAGTAGGGCTACCAATTTGGATTACTTTTACAAAAGAAGACCCGGCACTGAATATAGTGCCGGGTCTTCTTTTGTAAATGGTAGACGATTAATTTCTTCTTACCGCTATTTCAACGCAGATTCTCCCCTTGAAGGGAGCATCTGCGCTAATTAAAGCTGTTGCCGTTTTTAGCCTGTTTTCTGGAAAAGAGACCAAAAATGACTTTTGTTCTTACCGCATTAACCAGCTTTGTGGGATGGGTTGAGGTTGGCTTCCGTTTTTACTGTAGAGCAGTTTAAGTGTGTATCCGCCGCCGCCTTCAATAAAGTCCAGTTCCAGCGGGTGCAGTCCTTTTTCCAATGCCACCTGCCCACTTTTCTCTAAGGGTGCGTGCAATCCGTCATTGTCTACCACCAAGCGGTTGGCAATATTAAGCACGCCCCCATCATCACAAATCAAATAAAAGCTATAAATGCCTGTCTCAGGGATGTCTAAGTAACCTCTAAACTGGATTCCGAAGCTTCCATCCTTAATAGTTAAAGGCA contains the following coding sequences:
- a CDS encoding glycoside hydrolase family 2 TIM barrel-domain containing protein; translated protein: MLTTQLANKQIPDPFYGMNNQRIPDIYTSGRDHYTYWFTKDFQEKAPQKNEQVWLHLRGVNYSCEVFLNGQKLNEKTHEGMFLRQSYNITQHLAKGGNNRLAILVFPPDPVGNPNGGQGGDGTIAKNVTHQYVAGWDWIQPIRDRNTGIWDKIILEKTQQINLKNPHVVTLVPGKRKPEGSQAPATVKVSAELENPTDKKIAGVLRYTLDGKTVSQKVILPARTTQQIHLRDLILQNPKLWWPNTYGAQHLYNLQLQFLVNGKTVSDEENVQLGVREIQTVWNDHTRSMQVQVNGQKIFIKGANWIISDAMLRFSKERYDAELRYHRDMNLNLMRVWGGALLERPEFFEACDKYGLLVIQDFWITADANGKWVDPMKKDDQWTRRKYPDNHDLFLASAVDQVKMIRNHPSLAMWCGGNEITPPKDILTALEDSILPNLDGTRWFIPYSNADSMSFNTIGGGGDGPYTIQPISQFWAYRTWPFNSEVGSVGVGDMESLKRFIPKENLIAPQYMGATSKPTEKVDSVWHYHNYTGVGYEQHLLPYGAPTSVEDFTKKAQLVNYDQYRALMEGFSSHMWDWYTGTIIWKTQNPWTSMRGQLYDYYLDPNAGLFGLRNGSSPLHIMFDPVDSMVMAVNNTFDIQRDLMLVATAYDMAGKSTSLGQVLVEIGASTSKKYFPINSALRKLAKEKGTFLSLRLLDLDQNIVSNNFYWLADGKGCYSGLKELAKAPLQVEAKLIANGKIAVTLTNAATNPVAFFNRVSLVNSQSGQRLLPVFYSDNYVSVLPGEKLTITIEYTPEANAPAPSVTLEGWNADKQTYPVQPLKQ
- a CDS encoding GH92 family glycosyl hydrolase, with translation MYLKAFTHLRLLLTFLASVTIVACTQLNQQKSSSKSTSLTQWVDPYIGTSFHGHVFMGANVPFGAVQLGPTNMSHGWDWCSGYHYSDSTIVGFAHTHLSGTGIGDLGDILVMPTTGDVTLVRGSLKNPNSGYYSLFSHAEEKAKPGYYSVKLKRYNIQAELTATERVGMHQYTFPQADQASIIFDLKEGIGWDTPTETFIEQLNDSTIAGYRFSKGWANDQRVYFTAVFSKPIQKFESYQVYDTASTTPTPAKKGTRIKGITRFKTKAGEKVLVKVGISPVSAENALANIKAEVPHWNFDQVVREADLAWNKELQKVEIEALDEAQMRTFYTALYHSMIAPSIFNDHNGDYRGTDKKVYPKANFTNLTTFSLWDTYRAAHPLYTILQTNRVNDMVNSMLAIYQQQGKLPVWHLMGNETNTMVGYSGVPVVADALLKGFDGFDKNLAYEAMKATAMGNEFGLKKVKELGFIPADDEVESVAKGLEYAISDGAIAMVAKKLGKEEDYQYFSKRAQNYQNYFDKQTRFMRGRISQNSWRTPFDPFKSEHRKDDYAEGNSWQYTWLVPQDVEGLVRLMGGEKRFAYKLDSLFTAQGDMGEGASNDITGLIGQYAHGNEPSHHITYLYPYVGQPWKTAEKVRHIIHTMYSDKPDGIIGNEDVGQMSSWYILSTLGFYQVHPSNGAFVFGSPAVKKATLHLPNGKTLEISAPKNSRENIYIRRVTLNGKPLTKSYITHKELMQGGKLDFDMGNQPSPTWGVAKESWPTSQLAE